The Culex pipiens pallens isolate TS chromosome 2, TS_CPP_V2, whole genome shotgun sequence DNA window aattttaatttgtgatttttaattccactttttgtcacaaaaacatgatttgcaaaaaaacactatttttaatttttttcattatccGATATGTTTAaagggacatcaaatgcaaacttttcagaaatttccagaatgtgcaaaaaatcattgagcgagttatgaatgtttgaatcaatactgattttttcaaaaatccaaatattggtcgcaaaaatgtttcaacttaatttttcgatgtaaaatcaaatttgcaattaaaaagtactttcaagaaattttgataaagtgcatcgttttcaagttaaagccatttttaggtaacttttttgaaaatagtcgcagcttttatttttttttaaattagtgcccattttTGCAcactattgtttttttaatgctgagaaaattctatatattttgctttttttgaacattgttaatACGAAATTTAGTTGCGGAGATATTGCCATTGCAATGATTTAAACACAGGAAAATTGTtggtttctaagtctcactcaaataacccaccattttctaatgtcgatatctcagcaactaatggtccgattttcaatgtgaaaatatgaaacattcgttaaattgtccgatcttttcgaaaacagtattttgatttttttaaaatcaagactaacatttcaaaagggccaaacattcaatattacgcccttttgaaatgttagtcttgatttagtgtattgtatcgtcacaagctggaccttaccacgacaccttaggggatggcgacctatggaatgctaacattaagttaagaaatagccactgaatccgctttgtaaatgcggccccgatactcttcaagggtcaTGGGAAAAAAATCGGTTGTCGAAATTGGCCGACGAAATCTAACGGAATTGTtcattaaaccatttttttaccaatttagtATGCGAACGAATAAAAATCCGGCTCGGTCTTCATACGGCGACTTAAAATCATCCTAATTAAGCCAGCTAACTGAGCAGTGTGTCAAAGACAAATGGGCGtaacaaaaaagaatttatCAGAGCAGAATTGCGTCGCGTCCGATTTGTACTCGCAGGTAAACCGTAGAATTTTGAGCTACCATGATTCTTggataaaaaatcgtcagaaaAAAATTCTATCGAATGTTGACCATTGTGAAGAGAAATAAATAGTTCAGTATTAAATGCATGGGATTTCCTAAAAAGGCGGAATGAATGTATAAATATCgtgttttggtatttttaaatcaggtgagcagcgatggaataatcatcatcaaaagaaaatcattggacgttcatcaagagaaaaaatccgtagggagcatggctctcctctctcgcgcacgaaagatcggtaaaaggaatctaaaaaaatcatcatcatgattattcggcggaacatctttttcactactacacttgcaagtgtaacgtcacacgtcgaaaaatgatctgtcacattttgtagatgggcaatatgtgtaaacaaagtgaattaaatatttgtaaGTGGTgatgacaaggaaattcacaaaaaaatcatcagcagatagattttcttgaagaagttcgttcctctctctttcgcgggtgaaaaaagttcgcaagtgaaaatgatttttttgcgattattccatccctgcagGTGAGAAAATGTTCAGGATTTTCTTTCAACTTAAAGCACTGATAAATAAAAGTCGATTGTTCATTTTTCGCGTAAAATTATGATTTACTAAcacttttttctgttatttcctttttctttaaattacaataataataataagatatacacgtaaaaataatgatttttttttccttaatgaTCACTCTTTTCTTCTTAATGATtgtttatataacaaatactgacgatgttttttttcctcttttttctCTTTATTCTGCTTCTGTTTCATTCCTAAGATTTCTCTACCGATGTTGTGTGCCGCGTGTTCTTTCGGTGCTGAATGAAGTTTTGTTTCTGTTTACGTTTCTGTGTTCCGAATCCTTCCCCTTACTTTATGTTCATCTTAGTCATTCCCACCTACTTTTTGAATGTGTGTTTGCACATGTTTTCTTTTCTCTGTTTGCTCTCCCGATAGGTTATCAAATTTTACTGGTTTGATGTTGCATTTTTTCTCTTCTATTATAGGGTTGGTTTTTccactttttgtttttattcaatataCATACGGTTTTTTATTAGATTaggttttttgtttgtgttctcTGATTCTTCCGCGGATGTGTTGTCCTCTTTTTTGTCTTGATTTTTTCTGGCTTTTTTAAAAAGAGATTcttgattaaaataatttactttttcctttgccttttgtttgcatttgttttcaaaaacgtaattatttatatttacttttacctttttttgtttctttctttctttagagaatattttaattttcctatttttaataCATTAAAATACTAGATTTTTAAGATACACTAGTACTTTCATTCGGTTTTGTGTACTcagcttgtgtgtgtgtttttttttttacttcttttattCTGCGAATTATTCACATTCTTTCCGATATTCCTGTGTTGTATGTTTGTAATTCCAGAGAGAGGATAATTTTGCTATGGATTTTTACGTGATTTGTGTGTGTGATTTACTTTACAGAATTCCATATCGCATTTTTACGTGTTACTTCATTTGTTTTCTGTGTTGATTAGATTAGAGCAGTACAATGAGTTGTTGTAGGTGTGTTTATTacaaatggttttttttctttcttttctttaaatTCTGCAGGTGGATGATTCACAATCGTCATCTCACGTCATGAGTGAGAAAATGTCTTAGTTTGGTTGAATCCAATTAAAACAATGAGCTATTTGAGGGGTTGCAGTTTCcgaggttgttaatcgataataCTATCGTTGCTATATTCATCGCCTGGCGATAACAATAGAGGATATAGCAGCGATAACGTAAATATTACGGCCACCTTCATAGACGGTACAAATCATGGAAAAAAGCTTCTAAAATTCACTAATTTAAAacacaattaatttttcaaagtaataatagtaacttttttctaatttctaacaattttaataatttttaaaaattacagttCAAATGTCAAACCAAAGCAGATTTTGGAAGAATTTAACTTTCACGTTGGTTGTACGAcccaaatttaagaataaaatgaTTCAAGTGTTTATCGATGGTAAATTATGTATAAATCTTAGCATATTAcagctgtttaaaaaaatatactgagatttgaacaaaatcactAGAGTGCAACACACGTCAAacgaaaacaaattttgaaaagaacattCTTTTGCGGTAATTCTCGaatgacgaaacagcctacttttcatcACCAACAATAATAGTACTGAACAGCATTTTTCAGCATTTGGGTGCCGAAAGGTTCGAccttcagcacttgtatcaaaAGTAAAACTTTACGATACTTTTAAGGAGTTTGCAGCAAATGACATTCAAGCGGAATTGCAAACAAGCTGTATTCAACTACATAGTTacttgcaaaacttgatttttgcagcaCTCGTTGTATtgatccaactcggtaaactcgtgctgaaaaaatcctcttttcacAACTTGATGCATTAATTAcaatttaaatactcaaattttcatgcttttttttagtttgggtGTTAATAGAAAccaaattttgcttaaattccAAGAAATTAAAGCATTTATAGTTGACAACTCGAAAGATGGGTGACAAAATCTttggttttatttataaaaatatgatctcacttggaaaaaaatctataaaaaattccaaatggtcgaatttttcaaacttaTAAAATTACGAATGAACAATTATATTTCGatgttttttctacattttttatggggagTTAGAGCGGTTCGTCGCTGCTGCATTTAATCACAAATTGCATGCAACATCTACGAGTGAACCACCCATATTCTCTGTATAAAATTTGAAGATAATTCGTggccaaaaaaatacaatcaatTGAGTATGAGATATATTGTTGCACATGTTtcttgacgaaaatgacgataaTATTTTGGTAATCGCTAAGATTAAACTCGTTTCCGGATAAAATTATCAACCTTGAACATTTCTCAACTTTCCTCGGGGAACCGCCAgctccaagtattttttttttttagcatgtaccaatttaataaataatcgaaaataaaaactaaaatatttttctttttcgtttttaAGGAAAACTCTACCCCACTTTAAACTCTCACTCGACATTCATGTTCCACGAGAAGGAAGGAAACTAAAAAACGTATAGTTTAGTATTTATCCCACATTTACACCGCCCGAGACGAGAGACTATCTCAATTTACATCTACATGTGCCTTAACGAATGGTTTATCATCAaactctctcgctctctcacgTTCTCCACAATCACACAATGCTCTTAAAAACTACCCTTTTCTCtcaattgttttttaattatttctgtgtTTGCTTCATtcgcttttcttttctttttttataagaacatttccgttttttgctttttcattcTTGGAAAAACACGATATCTATATTGCAAAATTTTCGCTCGAAAAACGGGTCCTACCATTTTTCTATTCAGCTGTGCTTCTGTTTCCGAGTTAATTCCGTTTCTCTTTCAGTGATCATTGTCAGTTTCATGTTGGTTTGTTTGTTCTTTTCAAAGTGTCCAAATGTTTAGTGCCAAATTCTAgactccaaatatttttaatatccgcCCGATCCACATTTAAACACTAGGAAATCTTGTCCGCGCCGCAGACGACTCGGGGGATTCGGGGGTGAAGATCACAAGCCAACCACAGGCGACGTCGATGAATCCGGATGCCGGACCCCGCGTCCGGAATTGGCCTCCTCTCCCCTGTTCTCCCTCCCCATCATCCGACGGCTCCTGGTTTGCGTCTAATTCTTGGTATGTGTCTTGGTTGCTTTCGCTTCTCTGCTTCCGCTTCTGTTAGGGTGATTCCGAGGGACGAATTTGCTCCAGCAGGCGCATCCATCATGGCCATCTACTGGTTCTCCTCCTTCACCCTATAATATTACAACTGTCACTGGGACACCGACGGGCTCTTCTTGTCCGAGTCCTGGCTGGCCGGTCCGCTGTTGTTGGGCCCTCCCGGTCCTCCGCCGCCGCCCCGGTCCACCTGCCATGAGTTGGGCCCACCGGGACCACCGGGACCACCCGGACCTCCCGGGCCGCCCGTCATCGGGCCCGAATCGTTGTGGCCACCGAACGCGTTGTGGCCGCCCACGCCGTCGTGATCGAGGGAGTTGGCCGCATCGTACTGGGTGTTCTCCAGCCGCGTGATCAACCGTTCGTCCTCGTCGCCAAATTCGCCACCCATCAGGGACGGTTCACCCACCACCATCACGTCCTTCGAAGAGCGAAAATCGCGGGAAAAGGGAAAAGAGGAAAATTGATTAATTACAGTTTGGGATTCATCAGTTATTGAAAAGTAACTTTGttgaaaacattatttcttaataaatgctaagtcaccgaatgctgctcccTAACTGgaatgaacgaaaaataacgaggcgaccaataaataatattttcctaATGAAATATAACaataattaatcaaatttgtttgcaatgcttacttttcatatttctttaattgtgataataaaaaaaaaaataaaaaaagatttttaatttcttgaacatgatttttgcatccattaacccttTTCGGtcttttcggtttgttttggttttttgacgtttgtctgctttttaactgggctacggcccagttatcaaGCGCCCAGTTAAATAACGCCCAGTTActgaacaactactgtattcgacttaattttatcaaactcaacgaatcatctctgcggtaaactttgTAGCAGTGGGACTGGCAACTTGAACGTTGATAATTTTTCTATGGGTTTTATGACATTGTTGGGATTCCATttgctttagattttttttagtggacattatccggaatagATATTTTATGGAATactaattcatgattttttccaaacatATCTTACAATGAATTGAAGAATAAAagtctcgggtgagttttcaaaaagccgtaagacctccgacactaaaattcgtttttctccaagttataaaaaaaaattcatttatttttagtttagggCACTTGAAAAACGTGTAGCATTTCAGAAATTGgcttttcgtaagtaggtcgaacaCCGATACAAAAGGGCTTTatttaccattggctcttacgtctttttgaaaactaatccgagaagtAATCCTACAAAAAAGTCTAATAGGAAATAACCATATTCCCAACTTCAAAGCATCCAACAAAGTGTCCAGGTGAGTTCGGTACTCCCcataataaatttgatttaaataattttctaaacTAGAATTTCgcactttttgaagattttttaatttgtatttatttaattttaataatctagcaacggattacgaatagtttatttaaaactttattttgacTTAAATAAAACATGCATGTAGTACATACTCGAAAAGCAAAAAGCACTTTAAATGATTTTGTACGGTTGATATTTATATTATTCTTGGTtaaggggtcatccataaaTGACGTATCCCTGTTTAAACtaataaatcacaaaaaactaGTAATTAAAGTAtcgtaaaaaataatattgtaagCGAACACCTGGAGCGTTTTTACGAAAAGCCTGTTTAACTTTCTTGTCTGCCACAATATGTTATTGAACGGTTGTCAAAACGTATGTCTAACTCACTTCTGAATCTTAAAGGCAGAATGTTATTAAATGGTTCTAACAACGTTTATCTAACCCGGTTCAGAATATTATAGTTAAGAGTTCTcatgacatgttcaaaaaacgttctctatgcaagtaTGACTTGCACTtgcaaaaataactaaaaacacACACTTTTCTAACGGATgaagagatgttcaacaacagaaaaacgtgcgctttttccagcgttcaagagttctcGGGGACGTTCGGAAAATatagtaaatgagttcaacaacaagttcggAAATCTCTTGGCGAACAAAGTGTGCTACTTGGGTTTATGAATCCCAGCAATCTTAGAACAAGAAAGCACAAAggcatcgatttttgaaaaattaactttttgcaattccgtcgtgaaactacttacttttcctgtcattcttgaacgacgaaatggcctacttttctgtaccaaaaataacagaatcgaatagcaacacttttcaaaataaatgctgaaaagttctacttttcagcactcaaatgggtgctgaaaagttgaacttttcagcacttgtttcgaaaagtaacacttttaaaaaaaaaattgatttaaacgatttattgacaaaatacatgaaaatttgacataaaatttcactcagtgtgtgttttttggaattgcaaaaaatgatgtatggaactcgttgcaaaacttgattttttcagcactcagcacactcggtgaacctcgttggataaatgtacgactcgtgctgaaaaaatcctctttttgcaacttgttgcataaactactatttctcaATGATCTTTAACCAAAGCATGAAATTCATGtgtaatttattttcttttcattccaaaatatttcataattttaataattaaccCAAACAATTAAAAGTACTGAAAACATATGAGTGCTTTCCTTAATTAAAAGTACTGAAAACATATGAGTGCTTtccttaattaaattatttttaaatcgcaaaaatgtgaaccatttttaaaagatttaccCGGAAAACACCATTAACCTGAAAACAGAGCACTTTATCAAACAAGGTGTAAAGTAACttccgataaaaaaaatattttttcgcctttaaatttaaagttagataaattttctatttcttgcgaaaaaaaacacatcttttttcaaaaaaaaatattactcaagtaccagattttgcaccatcctataACCTCTGCAATTAAAGTCGCTTTTTTGGTcccataataaatatttaaaaatcttgaaaattagaaaaaaaaacattttttgagatCAACTTTCAATGCTTAGAAGATAaataatcactattttttcccatgtaccttgaaaaaaaaaacaaaaactagagcacgcaatgtgaacaataacaaacaagtttTATTTGGCAGACCGTTCTGCACAGTATCACGAATTTGGTTGTAGAAATCTTGAGTTACaggtaattaaaaatgtttacactAGTCGTCGTGTGTCAAACCGCTTCTGACGAAATtttctttggccagttgtcacacttgcagcaattttcagggtgtgccaAGATAGCACGAACAGaccgaaacttctttcatatgaagagtggcaacaatgcacggagttccGGTTTGTGTTGAATATCTAAGGATTgatatcaaattttggggatctgcggAGGTCAAACGAAGGCGttattaactcaatttggctcaaaatttacgTGAGATAGCACGATGACGGCGATATGCAGTTTAGATTTAATAGattggttaaaaaaataaacaacgtTTTCGTACAACAAAATCTTTTCAATAACAAAGGGGGAAACAAACTGGAACGTCAACTCACTACCTGAGACGCCAGCGAGAAGTTGGGTCCGGGCGATCGCTTCTTGCTCGGCACTGGCGGACCGGCATTGCCCGCTCCCGCCCCCGAACTCGAACCCTTGCGTTTCCTCCGCTTGTTGGCGGGCCGTTGCGCATCTGGAAGGACGAAGGCACGTCTTATTACTGATTCATGTTTGAGGTGGAGGGTCACTTACCAGGTGGTGCCACCATCCGTTGCCACTTTTGGAACAGTGTCGTCTTGAGGCAGTCCCGCGGACTCAGGGCGTACGCTTTATGTCTGGACATCAACTCTTGCATCGGTTCTAATATCACACATAGCTGTGAGGATTGAAAAAAGAGCGAAAAAGAAAGGGAAATTTGGATTAACAAAAACAgagaaataaaaactttaaatgctgGCTGCCACTGCTCTCATAAATGTCGATAAAACATCACCACTCACGCGCAGATAGTTTAGTGTCGAGTTTGTGATTCCCTGTCTGGTGATATTCTTCGTCAGCTGCTCCAGCATGGATGGATCCGGTTGTTGGGTGTGCATCGCGACCACCGAGCGCGGTATCAGCTCCCGGTGCGCCCGCACCGCAAAGTGCCACGACTTTATCCGCATCAGGTCGTCGAACGTAAACTCCAGGATGAGGCGGCCCTCGGTGATCACCTTGGGGAATGGGAAGAGGAAACGGTTAGTATGTTGTGTGTATATCACaagcagattttcaaaaataagataGATGCAACTTTCCCTACCTTTGTGTACATGGGCTTCCCGTGCAACGTCTCCATCGTGCACTGGTCACAGTCTAGCGTAATGGATGTATTGTGAAACGACTCCTTCGAGTGTCTCAGGTTGAAGTACAGCTCCGTTACGCCGCCTTCAAAAATACTCCGAAAGTACCGAGGAATTAGTGTGCGTCCTATAGCTGAAAGGCGTTAGAAGAACAAAGTTAGAACAGTGTTAACATTTGTAGAGACCTCAAAGATCGTCTTACTATATCTTTTTGGTCCATCTTCCAAACAAAATGTTAGTGTTAGCGTTGCATCATCTTCGAAGAACTCATTCGCGAACGAATCCCACCAACAGTTATCACTTTCCTGAAAGATTcaaattagaatttttagaactgaTCACTTCTTCTTCCATAGTTGGTCGAACTTACTTCAGTTCTTTGCTGTAATCGCTTATTTAATTCATATATTCTATAGTCAGGTTGTCCGAAGTACGCATGCCTTCTGGGAACGTTCAATTGACTGAAAAGAAGCAAGGAATTTGTTAGTTCCATGGTCAAACCGTACAAATCAACCGCTCACTACCTCTGATCCATCCGATCGACCGGCTGCGGACCGCTCATCATGTGTCCTTGATTCATCGGTCCGCCCATGTTGGGTCCATTGGGCCCGTGTCCGAACGGCGATCCCGGTGGCATCCCAAACTGGGGCCCACCGAAACTTCCCGGACCTCCGGGGGACGTAAAGTGGGGCCCACTGCCAAACGCCGACCCGGAACTACCCGGCCGACCAAACTGCGGACCATTCGCGGACGGGGAACCAAACGGACCACCAGCGACAGGACCTCCCCCGCCGGGCCCGTTGTACGGTCCCCCAGGGCCAGCACCTGCGTTCGGCGGAGGAAAGCCCGAACCTACGTTCTGTGGTGGTCCCGGTCCCGGCGTACTCGATCCGGACGGCGCCGGCGAGGCCGTATACTGCGGGGTGTTGGAACCGGTACCGGGCGGGACATTCTGGTAGTTGTTGGCGCCGGATCCGCCCGCAGGCGAACCCTGCCCAGCGGGAGGAAACACCGGTCCACCGAAGTTGTTGCCACCGCCCGGGCCGCCAAAGTTGTTAACTCCGCCGCCCTGACCGGGGCCTCCACCACCTCCGGGTCCACCGCCGCCGGGGCCACCAGGGCCCACAGGTCCTCCGGGTCCACCGGGCTGCTGCGATGGATCGGCGGGGCCCGAAGGTGTTCCTTTCCAGTTATTCGTAGTGTCCTCCAGTGTAGATGGCAAGCTCAAGGGCGGTCCAGCATTCACTCCACGACGACTTAAACCTGAAAGCAATGAGAGAAGAAAAAGTTTGTAATGATATGTATATCAATTGCTAAGACACGACGACAAATCCTTATTTTACCCTTctaggcctgatgggtcatatatgacccaaaaggcaaaatttagaaaactagcttttaattttcgtatggtaCTCAAAATCATTATCCCAacattaacaatttttttttgaaaattcaggacTTAAAGGGTTAAAgagtaaaataaacaaaaaaaatattatgaaaataaataatctaATAATTATAAATCaagttaaagatgattttttttaaactaattgcTTTTGATTACAgaagaaaaaatcttttgaattcacAAACccaaattaggccgatgcaaatatttgtccCTAAGCTATAgtaacacagaaatcggtcgaaaaatttcaatcacgGTTTTCTCAGgtctcgggtttttttttttaaagtacatataaaaatatgaaagacaatagcttataggacctttttaaaaaaaacagggttgcacttttttttaacttgggaCAATAATGCGTAGAACAGCAGAGATACGTAGATAGGCGCCCCCAccagaggcgctgtcaatattgtttacgtatggtttttgaaaaggtcgtatgaaataaatacataattaTTTTCTCAACTTATGTTTTCTGTTAGTTTCTACCTcggtttttacttttttcatatATATGCGAGTTAGTTACAAGCATTACGTTTTTTCACATTTGACATTTATTAgatcaataaaacaaagttcTACTTGGCCATTCaagaaaaacaacacaacacactgaactgaactaaaaactgaatagcttcagtttccttgaaacaaaataaaatttgtttgatatttCCTGTCCGTTGTATTAAAATGAATTACGCTTTCAGAATACTAACTAAATTTCTGTCGAAAATGCTTTAAACTAGCTGTAACTGAAcaccaaagtgctgatatgccaacagtAGGTTCTCGATGGAATtatatgctgttcccctagttcaaatttgagattaaacataaatctttctaaagaaaaaaaaactgaaaaaagtttttatttatgtaatttatgtccgatgcgcatacgaccttttcaaatgccaCGCGctaaaaacttggttcgatcttggttcgattttgacttcactcgctttatatgtggatgacagtcgtgtCGTAACCGTGGTCTCAGCTTCCTGACTAAAGATATGTCcgattcaaaatattctgtcggtaaaaattgcgtttttcataCTAATGGAGACGTCTGGtgctcaatattaaaaaaaaaataacatactaTCTCCGATCGTTTATGTGAATCAaaggtaaaagaaatgtaaaacattttgaaacacgacgccgtcgtgctaacttgtcgtacgtcactttttgacgttccgagaacaacggttttcaatgtttgaccttgaataaacaaaagctagagcacgcaatgtaaacaataacaaacacgttttgtttgattgaccattgcattgtcctgaaatttggttaaatttgatagctgaagtcccgagttacaactgaaaatgtttaggggagagtggggagacttgatccccatttttttgtatcgcacataactctgtcagtttctcacaaaactttgaactttttgcatgaattgaaagcttaaacatttaactatgtttggctgataagggtatttcatcagataaactcttcgaatcatgccaagcgttttaaaaaaatattttaaaccggcattttctaaatgttgggggtaatttgatccccctttcaacatttttatgaaatcttaagcaaaatatcATCATCCAAActgttaattttctataagttacagcaatttcacattaaacctgtacgtttgtgttcaaaatataacaagtttagcatgtaaaatatttaaaaactaaaaattttcttttttagtccaaaattgagcatgtttacaaaagctggaaatttttgtttacaaaacttttgaaaaaaggttctaactgcagtaagttatgtacaactatactaaaggaaactatgtaagaaaacccagcccaattatttaatcttgagactgattccagtgactgtaaaaatgcagggatcaagtctccctaaacgcacttttttaaacaattgattgtaaaaatagtatgacgataaatttaacgtcaaatgcgtaaaggttttggagttgatatgtttatcaaacaattcatgtataaaaaatatttttttgaataatttttgcgtgttttctatacttatcaaaacaaagaaaaaagatctcttggaagttttttgcagcactttttagaaaaatgtgtgtaactcaatctaaacattttttaatttttttctttgttttctacaatgagttttagtcaatttcgcaaaactttttaaaacaatgCTAATTGTTTTaaccacatgctgacgagatacaggcttgggatcaagtgtccccggggatcaagtctacccactctcccctacggtAATCGAGCTCgttcctgtgtcaaacgcgttctgacctgaaatcactttggccaatagagttatctacgtgcgcatgtattgcgtgtacgtacacgaaaaaagtgaggttaaaatttgtactcgccagcaaaaacaaatggcgtgctagtgtgcgtgagatcgggcttagatagctctattgttgcacttacatcaattttcaggctgtgtcaagacagctcgacaagattgaaactactttcatatgcaAAGGacaaaaaatgcacggagtttttttttgtttttattgattatctcgggattgaaatcgaatattGGAAAGATCATAAGGCGAGACATGATGAAATGCTCTAATTGGCGATCTTAAttcaattttgcccaaaatgcacgtgcgacaagttagcagcatcagtttacagaacgatgcaaaatgaagactcgattgaaaatatttttttcttgatacccagctatgggagagaatcatggcaacgtccatcaaacaaaaacaaactaatgtcaaacacccttcaaagcttcgtttcgccaagaaaaatgtctatgcaagccatgagaaagtaaaattattgacaaccggaagagatttttaaagcaaacagaat harbors:
- the LOC120421450 gene encoding LIM domain-binding protein 1-A isoform X1, with translation MIGLSRRGVNAGPPLSLPSTLEDTTNNWKGTPSGPADPSQQPGGPGGPVGPGGPGGGGPGGGGGPGQGGGVNNFGGPGGGNNFGGPVFPPAGQGSPAGGSGANNYQNVPPGTGSNTPQYTASPAPSGSSTPGPGPPQNVGSGFPPPNAGAGPGGPYNGPGGGGPVAGGPFGSPSANGPQFGRPGSSGSAFGSGPHFTSPGGPGSFGGPQFGMPPGSPFGHGPNGPNMGGPMNQGHMMSGPQPVDRMDQSQLNVPRRHAYFGQPDYRIYELNKRLQQRTEESDNCWWDSFANEFFEDDATLTLTFCLEDGPKRYTIGRTLIPRYFRSIFEGGVTELYFNLRHSKESFHNTSITLDCDQCTMETLHGKPMYTKVITEGRLILEFTFDDLMRIKSWHFAVRAHRELIPRSVVAMHTQQPDPSMLEQLTKNITRQGITNSTLNYLRLCVILEPMQELMSRHKAYALSPRDCLKTTLFQKWQRMVAPPDAQRPANKRRKRKGSSSGAGAGNAGPPVPSKKRSPGPNFSLASQVDVMVVGEPSLMGGEFGDEDERLITRLENTQYDAANSLDHDGVGGHNAFGGHNDSGPMTGGPGGPGGPGGPGGPNSWQVDRGGGGGPGGPNNSGPASQDSDKKSPSVSQ
- the LOC120421450 gene encoding LIM domain-binding protein 1-A isoform X2 — its product is MIGLSRRGVNAGPPLSLPSTLEDTTNNWKGTPSGPADPSQQPGGPGGPVGPGGPGGGGPGGGGGPGQGGGVNNFGGPGGGNNFGGPVFPPAGQGSPAGGSGANNYQNVPPGTGSNTPQYTASPAPSGSSTPGPGPPQNVGSGFPPPNAGAGPGGPYNGPGGGGPVAGGPFGSPSANGPQFGRPGSSGSAFGSGPHFTSPGGPGSFGGPQFGMPPGSPFGHGPNGPNMGGPMNQGHMMSGPQPVDRMDQSQLNVPRRHAYFGQPDYRIYELNKRLQQRTEESDNCWWDSFANEFFEDDATLTLTFCLEDGPKRYTIGRTLIPRYFRSIFEGGVTELYFNLRHSKESFHNTSITLDCDQCTMETLHGKPMYTKVITEGRLILEFTFDDLMRIKSWHFAVRAHRELIPRSVVAMHTQQPDPSMLEQLTKNITRQGITNSTLNYLRLCVILEPMQELMSRHKAYALSPRDCLKTTLFQKWQRMVAPPDAQRPANKRRKRKGSSSGAGAGNAGPPVPSKKRSPGPNFSLASQDVMVVGEPSLMGGEFGDEDERLITRLENTQYDAANSLDHDGVGGHNAFGGHNDSGPMTGGPGGPGGPGGPGGPNSWQVDRGGGGGPGGPNNSGPASQDSDKKSPSVSQ